One genomic region from Leifsonia poae encodes:
- the glnA gene encoding type I glutamate--ammonia ligase, producing MDKQRDFVLRTIEERGVKFVRLWFTDVVGTLKSVAIAPAEVEGAFTEGLGFDGSAIEGLTRAYESDLLALPDPTTFQILPWRGEVDPTARMFCDITTPDGLPSVSDPRNVLKRTLEKAADRGFTFYTHPEIEFYLLKSSSFGEDGPEPVDSAGYFDNVPGGTAHDFRRRSVRMLEDLGISVEFSHHEAGPGQNEIDLRYADALTTADNIMTFRTVVKEVAIEQGVYATFMPKPLSGHPGSGMHTHMSLFEGDTNAFFEAGAEYQLSKIGRHFIAGLLRHAPEITAVTNQFVNSYKRLWGGDEAPSFVCWGHNNRSALVRVPLYKPNKGQSSRVEYRAIDSAANPYLAFSLMLAAGLKGIEEQYELPPEAENNVWALSDTERRALGYSQLPASLDHAISLMEDSELVAETLGEQVFNYVLLNKRKEWQEYRAQVTPYELRTNLEIL from the coding sequence ATGGACAAGCAGCGCGACTTCGTTCTTCGCACGATCGAGGAACGTGGCGTCAAGTTCGTGAGGCTGTGGTTCACCGATGTGGTCGGCACGCTCAAGTCGGTCGCGATCGCACCGGCCGAGGTCGAGGGTGCGTTCACCGAGGGGCTCGGCTTCGACGGTTCCGCCATCGAAGGCCTCACCCGTGCGTACGAATCGGATCTGCTCGCCCTGCCGGATCCGACCACCTTCCAGATCCTGCCGTGGCGGGGTGAGGTCGACCCGACCGCGCGCATGTTCTGCGACATCACCACCCCGGACGGACTGCCGTCGGTCTCCGACCCGCGCAATGTCCTCAAGCGCACGCTGGAGAAGGCGGCCGACCGCGGCTTCACCTTCTACACGCATCCCGAGATCGAGTTCTACCTGCTCAAATCGTCGTCGTTCGGCGAAGACGGGCCCGAGCCGGTCGACTCCGCCGGCTACTTCGACAATGTTCCCGGCGGCACGGCTCACGACTTCCGTCGCCGATCGGTGCGGATGCTCGAAGACCTCGGCATCTCGGTCGAGTTCAGCCACCACGAGGCGGGCCCCGGTCAGAACGAGATCGACCTCCGCTATGCGGATGCGCTCACCACGGCCGACAACATCATGACCTTCCGCACCGTCGTGAAAGAGGTGGCGATCGAGCAGGGCGTCTACGCGACGTTCATGCCGAAGCCGCTCTCCGGGCACCCGGGCTCGGGCATGCACACCCACATGTCGCTGTTCGAGGGCGACACCAATGCGTTCTTCGAGGCCGGCGCGGAGTACCAGCTGTCGAAGATCGGCCGACACTTCATCGCCGGACTGCTGCGCCACGCGCCCGAGATCACGGCGGTCACCAACCAGTTCGTGAACTCCTACAAGCGACTCTGGGGCGGCGACGAGGCGCCAAGTTTCGTCTGCTGGGGGCACAACAACCGGTCTGCGCTCGTGCGCGTGCCGCTCTACAAGCCGAACAAGGGGCAGAGCTCGCGAGTCGAGTACCGCGCCATCGATTCGGCAGCGAACCCCTACCTCGCGTTCTCGCTCATGCTGGCCGCCGGACTCAAAGGCATCGAAGAGCAGTACGAGCTGCCGCCCGAGGCCGAGAACAACGTCTGGGCGCTGAGCGACACCGAGCGCCGCGCGCTCGGGTACAGCCAGCTGCCCGCGAGCCTCGACCACGCCATCTCGCTGATGGAAGACTCCGAGCTGGTCGCCGAGACGCTGGGGGAGCAGGTGTTCAACTACGTGCTCCTCAACAAGCGCAAAGAGTGGCAGGAGTACCGCGCGCAGGTCACTCCCTACGAACTGCGCACCAACCTCGAGATCCTCTAA
- a CDS encoding bifunctional [glutamine synthetase] adenylyltransferase/[glutamine synthetase]-adenylyl-L-tyrosine phosphorylase, with amino-acid sequence MTRDTISLTTLARFGFVGLSSVRAQLDELARETGIAIEQALPAFSVAADPDTALASAIALVRRAPEEVARYLRDPESARRVLRVIGASDGIAEFFLRQPEQLDALSAPVTRLPSAAELRTDLLASVGAVDGFADVVEEAAWTALRLRYRRRLVQLASFDLEQSDPVDGFDAVAAAISDLAAAALEASLAVARRQSAGTGPGRFPEAEVRATRLAIIGMGKAGARELNYVSDVDVIYVAEGDDTAGVTSGRAVDIATRLAMLTMRGIQDPALEPGLWEVDPNLRPEGKDGALVRTLESHIAYYDRWAKGWEFQALLKARPLAGDEELGERYVNALAPKVWSSASRENFVESVQRMRERVTDNIPDDEVHYQLKLGPGGLRDVEFTVQLLQLVHGQTDDRVRQRATLPALAALAAQGYIGREESAAFSRDYRTLRLMEHRLQLRHLHRTHLMPRDEGDVRVLARATGLATGAVQLLELWNAIKHRVRGLHERLFYRPLLSAVAATSNEDARLTGEAGLTNAQAEARLAAIGFRDPRGALAHIAALTGGVSRRATIQRHLLPVMLQWFADGADPDYGLLTFRRLSEDLGSTHWYLRMLRDSTGAAERLTRVLSGSRFAGELLGRIPESVAWLESEDDLRPRSAELLREETRAILGRHESAENAASALRAARRREVLRLAFSGILGFASIDELAQGLTAITENVIAGVLEAVRASRADQDQYEFAVIGMGRFGGRELGFGSDADVMYVFRSHGDDQEAAHRSALAVVSELNRLTDDNRLPLDLDIGLRPEGKNGTPVRSLESYRAYYQRWSLTWEAQALLRARGVAGDAALLQDFERVADEVRYPSRIEEQAVREVKRIKARVENERLPQGADPKRHLKLGRGSLSDVEWFVQLIQLQHAAAVPALRTTSTLGALAVASDHRFVEPDDAAKLRDAWVFASRARSAMTLWTNKTADVLPSDRVQLDGVARLLEYPPGSASKLEEDYLAVTRRARAVFERAFYGLPERPAPTG; translated from the coding sequence ATGACCCGCGACACGATCTCCCTGACCACGCTGGCGCGGTTCGGCTTCGTGGGTCTGAGCTCCGTTCGAGCGCAGCTCGATGAGCTCGCCCGGGAGACGGGCATCGCCATCGAGCAGGCGCTGCCGGCGTTCTCGGTCGCGGCCGACCCGGACACGGCGCTCGCGAGCGCGATCGCCCTGGTGCGCCGCGCCCCCGAAGAGGTTGCGCGGTATCTGCGCGATCCGGAGAGCGCCCGCCGTGTTCTGCGCGTGATCGGTGCCTCCGATGGGATCGCCGAGTTCTTCCTGCGGCAGCCGGAACAATTGGATGCGCTCAGCGCGCCGGTCACGCGGCTCCCGTCTGCGGCGGAACTGCGAACCGATCTGCTGGCCTCGGTCGGCGCCGTCGACGGTTTCGCAGATGTGGTCGAGGAGGCGGCGTGGACGGCACTCCGGCTCCGTTATCGTCGTCGCCTCGTGCAGCTTGCGAGCTTCGACCTCGAACAGAGCGACCCCGTCGACGGCTTCGACGCGGTCGCCGCCGCGATCTCGGATCTGGCCGCGGCCGCCCTCGAAGCATCCCTCGCCGTCGCGAGACGGCAGTCGGCGGGAACTGGGCCCGGTCGTTTCCCCGAAGCCGAGGTTCGCGCAACCCGGCTCGCGATCATCGGGATGGGCAAGGCCGGTGCCCGCGAACTGAACTACGTGAGCGACGTCGACGTGATCTACGTGGCCGAGGGCGACGATACGGCCGGTGTCACCTCGGGCCGGGCCGTGGACATCGCGACGCGTCTGGCGATGCTCACGATGCGCGGCATCCAGGATCCGGCCCTGGAACCCGGGCTCTGGGAGGTCGACCCGAATCTGCGCCCCGAGGGGAAAGACGGCGCCCTCGTCCGCACCCTCGAATCGCATATCGCCTACTACGACCGCTGGGCGAAGGGCTGGGAGTTCCAGGCCCTGCTCAAGGCGCGTCCCCTCGCCGGCGATGAAGAACTGGGGGAGCGCTACGTGAACGCGCTCGCGCCGAAAGTGTGGAGCAGCGCCTCCCGCGAGAACTTCGTGGAGTCGGTGCAGCGCATGCGCGAGCGGGTCACGGACAACATCCCCGACGACGAGGTGCACTATCAGCTGAAGCTCGGGCCCGGTGGCCTGCGCGATGTGGAGTTCACGGTGCAGCTCCTGCAGCTCGTGCACGGCCAGACCGACGACAGGGTGCGCCAGCGGGCGACCCTGCCGGCGCTGGCGGCGCTGGCGGCGCAGGGATACATCGGCCGGGAGGAATCGGCTGCCTTCTCGCGCGACTATCGCACGCTGCGGCTCATGGAGCACCGACTCCAGCTGCGTCACCTCCATCGCACGCACCTGATGCCCCGCGACGAGGGGGATGTCCGCGTGCTCGCGCGCGCGACGGGACTCGCGACCGGCGCCGTTCAACTCCTCGAACTCTGGAACGCGATCAAGCACAGGGTGCGGGGGCTGCACGAGCGGCTGTTCTACCGCCCGCTTCTGAGCGCGGTCGCCGCGACCTCCAACGAGGATGCGCGCCTCACCGGTGAGGCCGGCCTCACGAACGCGCAGGCCGAGGCTCGCCTGGCCGCCATCGGCTTCCGGGACCCGCGGGGAGCCCTCGCCCACATCGCAGCGCTGACCGGAGGCGTATCGCGACGGGCCACCATCCAACGGCACCTGCTGCCGGTCATGCTGCAATGGTTCGCCGACGGCGCCGACCCCGACTACGGTCTCCTCACGTTCCGGCGGTTGAGTGAGGACCTCGGCTCCACCCACTGGTATCTGCGCATGCTGCGCGACTCCACCGGCGCGGCCGAGCGTCTGACCCGCGTGCTCTCCGGCTCGCGTTTCGCCGGGGAGTTGCTCGGGCGCATCCCGGAGTCGGTGGCATGGCTCGAGTCGGAGGACGATCTGCGTCCGAGGTCGGCCGAGCTGCTTCGAGAGGAGACACGTGCCATCCTCGGTCGGCACGAGTCGGCCGAGAACGCGGCATCGGCCCTCCGTGCGGCGCGGCGGCGCGAAGTGCTGCGGTTGGCGTTCTCGGGCATTCTCGGTTTCGCCTCGATCGATGAACTGGCGCAGGGACTGACCGCGATCACCGAGAACGTGATCGCTGGGGTTCTGGAGGCGGTCCGCGCCTCGCGCGCCGATCAGGACCAATACGAGTTCGCGGTCATCGGCATGGGCCGGTTCGGGGGGCGGGAGCTGGGCTTCGGTTCTGACGCCGACGTCATGTACGTCTTCCGTTCCCACGGCGACGACCAGGAGGCGGCCCACCGCTCCGCGCTGGCGGTCGTCTCCGAGCTGAACCGACTCACCGACGACAACCGTCTGCCGCTCGACCTCGACATCGGGCTGCGACCGGAGGGCAAGAACGGCACCCCGGTGCGCTCCCTCGAGTCGTACCGCGCCTACTATCAGCGCTGGTCGCTCACCTGGGAGGCGCAGGCGCTGCTGAGAGCGCGCGGTGTCGCCGGGGATGCGGCACTCCTGCAGGACTTCGAACGCGTCGCCGACGAGGTGCGCTATCCGTCGCGGATCGAAGAGCAGGCCGTGCGCGAGGTCAAACGGATCAAGGCACGCGTGGAGAACGAACGGCTGCCCCAAGGGGCTGATCCGAAGCGGCATCTGAAGCTCGGGCGCGGCTCGCTCAGCGATGTCGAGTGGTTCGTGCAACTCATCCAATTGCAGCACGCGGCCGCCGTTCCCGCCCTGCGCACCACATCGACGCTCGGAGCGCTCGCCGTCGCTTCCGACCACAGGTTCGTCGAACCGGACGACGCAGCGAAGCTCCGCGATGCGTGGGTGTTCGCATCCCGGGCCCGCTCCGCGATGACGCTCTGGACCAACAAAACGGCTGATGTGCTCCCGTCGGACAGGGTGCAGCTCGACGGTGTCGCCCGCCTTCTGGAGTATCCGCCGGGGTCGGCGAGCAAGCTGGAGGAGGACTACCTGGCGGTCACACGCCGGGCGCGCGCGGTCTTCGAGCGCGCGTTCTACGGTCTGCCGGAACGGCCGGCGCCGACGGGATGA
- a CDS encoding acyltransferase family protein produces the protein MFDPRLNALNVVRLLLAVSVIVWHSFPLTGASRPPWPVVQLLGEAGVDGFFAISGFLIVASWMRNPRWRPYLRARVLRILPAFYFCLVVTAFVLAPLGILLVGQGFPDGYLGDSLLYVLKNAGLRIVEAGIGGTPEGVLPYPGVWNGSLWTLWWEFLCYLGVLILGLTRLLRFRVTVPILFIACLGGVALTAAGILDNAELINGSRFGLMFAAGALIHQVKDRLPARWWLVGIAAAITITASVLPDYRLVAALPLAYLLIAGGALVKIPGLRLRNDVSYGTYIYAFPLQQVLASAGLAALGVPVFAAVATILTLGVATLSWHLIEKRALRWKRSRAGMTPESVTLTAGPA, from the coding sequence GTGTTCGATCCGAGACTCAATGCGCTCAACGTGGTGCGTCTGCTCCTGGCGGTCAGTGTCATCGTCTGGCACTCCTTCCCCCTCACCGGTGCATCCCGACCGCCGTGGCCGGTCGTGCAACTCCTCGGTGAGGCCGGCGTCGACGGCTTCTTCGCGATCTCCGGCTTCCTCATCGTCGCCAGCTGGATGCGGAACCCCCGCTGGCGGCCCTACCTGCGGGCCCGGGTGCTGCGCATCCTGCCGGCGTTCTACTTCTGTCTCGTCGTGACCGCATTCGTGCTGGCGCCGCTCGGGATCCTCCTCGTCGGCCAGGGCTTCCCCGATGGATACCTGGGTGACTCGCTCCTCTACGTGCTGAAGAACGCGGGCCTGCGCATCGTCGAGGCCGGCATCGGCGGCACGCCCGAGGGTGTTCTTCCGTATCCGGGCGTCTGGAACGGCTCGCTCTGGACCCTGTGGTGGGAGTTCCTCTGCTACCTCGGCGTGCTCATCCTCGGGCTGACGCGGCTGCTCCGATTCCGCGTGACCGTGCCGATACTGTTCATCGCCTGCCTGGGCGGCGTCGCCCTGACCGCGGCGGGAATCCTCGACAACGCCGAGCTCATCAACGGGTCGCGTTTCGGCCTCATGTTCGCCGCGGGAGCCCTCATCCACCAAGTGAAGGACAGACTTCCTGCGCGCTGGTGGCTGGTCGGCATCGCCGCGGCGATCACGATCACGGCCTCCGTGCTGCCCGACTACCGTCTCGTGGCCGCTCTGCCGCTCGCCTATCTGCTCATCGCCGGGGGCGCGCTCGTGAAGATCCCCGGACTCCGCCTGCGAAACGACGTCTCCTACGGAACCTACATCTACGCCTTCCCGCTGCAGCAGGTACTGGCCTCGGCCGGCCTCGCGGCACTGGGGGTGCCGGTGTTCGCCGCTGTCGCGACGATTCTGACCCTGGGCGTCGCCACGCTCAGCTGGCATCTGATCGAAAAGCGCGCCCTGCGTTGGAAGCGGAGCCGCGCAGGAATGACACCCGAAAGCGTCACGCTGACCGCCGGCCCTGCCTAG
- the panB gene encoding 3-methyl-2-oxobutanoate hydroxymethyltransferase, with protein sequence MSEQSPAATPAVPAHTMQGLKRVRTRHFQAAKDEGTKFTGLTSYDQLTAQIFDAAGIDFLLVGDSAGNNVLGYETTLPVTVDELIPLTRAVAGAVKRAFVVADMPFGSYETGPLEALHTAVRFMKETGAHAVKLEGGVRSAEQIRRIVDAGIPVMAHIGFTPQSEHGLGGHIIQGRGDGAEQLLADAHAVEDAGAFAVVMEMIPAEIAGRVTAELRIPTIGVGAGPDVDGQLLVWTDWAGLTTGRIPKFVKQYADLRGTLTDAAAAFKADVQGGTFPTAEQSF encoded by the coding sequence ATGTCAGAGCAGTCACCGGCCGCGACGCCGGCCGTCCCCGCCCACACGATGCAGGGCTTGAAGCGGGTGCGCACAAGGCACTTCCAGGCCGCGAAAGACGAAGGGACCAAGTTCACCGGTCTCACCAGCTACGACCAGCTGACAGCACAGATCTTCGACGCCGCCGGAATCGACTTCCTCCTGGTGGGCGACTCGGCGGGCAACAATGTGCTCGGCTACGAGACGACACTTCCGGTGACGGTCGACGAGCTCATCCCGCTGACCCGTGCCGTGGCCGGGGCCGTCAAGCGCGCGTTCGTGGTCGCGGACATGCCATTCGGTTCGTACGAGACCGGTCCGCTGGAGGCACTGCACACGGCCGTGCGTTTCATGAAAGAGACCGGCGCGCACGCCGTGAAACTCGAGGGCGGGGTGCGCAGCGCCGAGCAGATCCGTCGCATCGTCGACGCCGGCATCCCGGTGATGGCGCACATCGGTTTCACCCCGCAGAGCGAACACGGCCTCGGCGGCCACATCATCCAGGGCCGGGGCGATGGTGCGGAGCAGCTCCTCGCCGACGCCCACGCCGTGGAAGACGCGGGCGCGTTCGCCGTCGTGATGGAGATGATCCCCGCCGAGATCGCCGGACGCGTCACGGCCGAGCTGCGCATCCCGACCATCGGCGTCGGAGCGGGGCCGGATGTGGACGGCCAACTGCTGGTCTGGACCGACTGGGCGGGCCTGACCACCGGCCGCATCCCCAAATTCGTGAAGCAGTACGCAGACCTGCGCGGCACCCTGACGGATGCGGCCGCCGCTTTCAAAGCGGATGTGCAGGGCGGAACGTTCCCGACCGCCGAGCAGAGTTTCTAG
- the ppgK gene encoding polyphosphate--glucose phosphotransferase, which translates to MSSKNTAIGIDIGGTGIKGGLVDLTTGELISDRIKLPTPEGGRPDDIVDVTKKIVDQLASEDREAPVGVCFPAIVSHGVTLSAANVSKKWIDLHAEDLFEKALGRDIHFVNDADAAGYAESQFGAAKGKDGLIILTTLGTGIGSALIYNGVLTPNAELGHLEIDGHDAESKAAYSAKEREDLSWEKWAKRLQRYYTTLEFLFTPDLFIVGGGVSKNYQDFLPLLDLKTPIVPAVHRNNAGILGAAALATRS; encoded by the coding sequence ATGAGTTCGAAGAACACCGCAATCGGAATCGACATCGGAGGAACCGGCATCAAGGGGGGTCTCGTCGACCTCACCACCGGCGAACTCATCAGCGACCGGATCAAGCTGCCCACGCCGGAAGGCGGCAGACCAGACGACATCGTCGATGTCACCAAGAAGATCGTCGACCAGCTCGCCTCCGAAGACCGAGAGGCGCCGGTCGGCGTCTGCTTCCCGGCGATCGTCAGCCACGGCGTCACCCTCTCGGCGGCGAACGTCTCGAAGAAGTGGATCGACCTGCACGCCGAGGATCTGTTCGAGAAGGCGCTCGGTCGCGACATCCATTTCGTCAACGATGCCGATGCGGCCGGGTACGCTGAGTCGCAGTTCGGTGCGGCGAAGGGCAAAGACGGGCTGATCATCCTGACGACGCTGGGTACGGGCATCGGCTCCGCCCTCATCTACAACGGCGTGCTCACTCCGAACGCTGAGCTCGGCCATCTGGAGATCGACGGGCACGACGCGGAATCGAAGGCTGCATACTCGGCCAAGGAGCGGGAAGACCTCAGCTGGGAGAAGTGGGCGAAGCGGCTGCAGCGCTACTACACCACGCTCGAGTTCCTGTTCACTCCGGATCTGTTCATCGTCGGCGGCGGCGTCTCGAAGAACTACCAGGACTTCCTGCCGCTGCTCGACCTCAAGACACCGATCGTCCCGGCCGTGCATCGCAACAATGCGGGGATCCTCGGGGCGGCCGCGCTCGCGACGCGGAGCTGA
- the map gene encoding type I methionyl aminopeptidase: protein MPKDSAGHLIPGRLSPMRPVPASIPRPEYVGKKGPEPYTGTDVYSPDEIALIRESGRIAAEAIALVGAAVRPGITTDELDAIGHEFLIANDAYPSTLGYRGYPKSLCSSVNEVICHGIPDDTVLDDGDLVNIDITAFKNGFHGDSNQTFIAGTATEEVAQLVERTRGALDRGIKAVAPGRQVNVIGRAIESYAKRFGYGVVRDYTGHGVGAAFHSGLIIPHYDSAPVYDTVMEVGMVFTIEPMLTLGTHEWDMWADDWTVVTRDKSITAQFEHTLVVTERGAEVLTLP from the coding sequence ATGCCCAAGGATTCCGCAGGTCATCTGATCCCCGGCCGCCTCTCGCCGATGCGGCCCGTCCCCGCGAGCATCCCGCGGCCGGAGTATGTGGGCAAGAAGGGCCCGGAGCCGTACACCGGAACCGATGTGTACTCCCCCGACGAGATCGCCCTGATCCGAGAGTCCGGCCGGATCGCGGCCGAGGCGATCGCTCTGGTCGGCGCCGCCGTTCGTCCCGGCATAACCACCGACGAGTTGGATGCGATCGGGCACGAGTTCCTGATCGCGAACGATGCGTACCCGTCGACGCTCGGGTACCGCGGCTACCCGAAGTCGCTGTGCAGCTCGGTCAACGAGGTCATCTGCCACGGCATCCCCGACGACACCGTTCTCGACGACGGTGACCTCGTCAATATCGACATCACCGCCTTCAAGAACGGCTTCCACGGCGACAGCAATCAGACGTTCATCGCCGGCACGGCGACCGAAGAGGTCGCCCAGCTCGTCGAGCGCACCCGTGGCGCACTCGACCGGGGCATCAAGGCGGTCGCCCCGGGGCGCCAGGTGAACGTGATCGGCCGCGCCATCGAATCGTATGCGAAGAGGTTCGGCTATGGCGTCGTGCGCGACTACACCGGGCACGGCGTGGGCGCTGCGTTCCACTCGGGACTGATCATCCCCCACTACGATTCGGCGCCCGTCTACGACACCGTGATGGAGGTGGGCATGGTGTTCACCATCGAGCCGATGCTCACCCTCGGCACCCACGAGTGGGACATGTGGGCCGACGACTGGACCGTCGTCACCCGCGACAAGAGCATCACCGCGCAGTTCGAGCACACGCTCGTGGTCACCGAGCGCGGCGCCGAGGTGCTGACCCTGCCGTGA
- a CDS encoding DUF4118 domain-containing protein, which translates to MARGQLRVLLGAAPGVGKTYTMLEEGKRLLELGKDVVVAVVETHGRAATAAMLEGLEVVPRRSVGHRGIELTELDLDAVLARAPQLALVDELAHTNAPGAVHEKRWEDVEAMLEAGIDVISTVNIQHIESLNDVVEQITGVPQRETIPDAVLRSADQIEVVDLAPQALRDRLADGVVYPAARIDAALSNYFRLGNLTALRELALLWLADEVDVALQRYRAEHGIAGRWEARERVVVALTGGAEGETLLRRGARIAARSAGGDLLAVHVTSQDGLREPNPGALAAQRSLVEQLGGSYHQVVGSDIPRALVDFARGSNATQLVIGVSRRSRLSALLSGPGIGSTVIRESADIDVHIVSHSQAGGRFSLPRFRGGLTVRRRILGFVLALVGGPLLTWLLTALRSPDSMTSDVLSYQLLVVLVALVGGVWPALFAALLSGITLDYFFVAPLYTITVSEPLHLLALLLFLVIAALVSLVVDQAARRSRAAKRAAAEAELLATVAGGVIRGENAVQALVTRTREAFGLTGVRLLDGDEVLSTDGEPADASHTQTLPVGERGTLELSGRDLAAADRRLLAVIVSQLDAALEHRDLTATASELAPLAETDRVRSALLAAVGHDLRRPLAAATAAVTTLRQADIPLSADDREALLETAEESLNGLAKLVTNLLDVSRVQAGVLAVSLVPTEIDDVIPSALEELHLGPAEVELALPADLPAVDTDAVLLQRILVNLLSNALRFSPSGSRPTVAASEFGGTVQVRVIDHGPGIAGERRDAVFLPFQRLSDTDNDSGIGLGLALSKGFAEGMGGTLEAEDTPGGGLTMVVTLPVAAEREDPR; encoded by the coding sequence ATGGCACGGGGGCAGCTGCGGGTCCTGCTCGGCGCCGCCCCCGGCGTCGGCAAGACCTACACGATGCTCGAGGAGGGCAAGCGGCTGCTCGAGCTCGGCAAGGACGTGGTCGTCGCGGTCGTGGAGACCCACGGCCGCGCCGCCACTGCGGCGATGCTGGAGGGGCTGGAGGTCGTTCCCCGGCGCAGCGTCGGCCACCGCGGCATCGAGCTGACCGAGCTCGACCTGGATGCGGTGCTCGCCCGTGCCCCGCAACTGGCGCTCGTCGACGAGCTCGCGCACACGAACGCCCCGGGTGCGGTGCACGAGAAGCGCTGGGAAGATGTCGAGGCAATGCTCGAGGCCGGCATCGACGTGATATCGACGGTCAACATCCAGCACATCGAGTCGCTGAACGACGTGGTCGAACAGATCACCGGGGTCCCGCAACGCGAGACGATCCCAGACGCCGTGCTCCGGAGCGCCGACCAGATCGAGGTCGTCGATCTCGCCCCGCAGGCCCTGCGCGACCGGCTCGCCGACGGTGTCGTGTATCCGGCGGCGCGCATCGACGCCGCGCTCTCCAACTACTTCCGTCTCGGCAATCTGACCGCACTACGCGAGCTGGCACTGCTCTGGCTGGCCGACGAGGTCGATGTCGCCCTGCAGCGCTATCGCGCCGAACACGGGATCGCCGGCCGGTGGGAGGCCCGGGAACGCGTCGTCGTGGCCCTGACCGGTGGCGCCGAAGGCGAGACGCTGCTGCGGCGCGGGGCACGCATCGCCGCCCGGTCGGCCGGCGGCGACCTCCTGGCGGTGCACGTCACCAGTCAGGACGGACTGCGCGAGCCGAACCCCGGAGCACTCGCCGCACAGCGCAGCCTCGTCGAACAGCTCGGCGGGAGCTATCACCAAGTGGTCGGGAGCGACATCCCACGCGCACTCGTCGATTTCGCCCGAGGGTCGAACGCGACACAGCTGGTGATCGGCGTCAGCCGCCGCAGCCGGCTCTCCGCGCTGCTCTCGGGGCCGGGGATCGGCTCCACGGTCATCCGGGAGTCCGCCGACATCGATGTGCACATCGTCTCGCATTCGCAGGCGGGCGGCCGGTTCTCCCTCCCGCGGTTCCGAGGCGGCCTGACGGTTCGTCGCCGGATTCTGGGCTTCGTGCTCGCTCTGGTCGGCGGGCCGCTGCTCACCTGGCTGCTCACCGCCCTGCGTTCCCCGGACTCGATGACGAGCGATGTCCTCAGCTATCAACTCCTCGTCGTGCTCGTCGCCCTGGTCGGCGGCGTCTGGCCGGCACTGTTCGCCGCTCTGCTCTCCGGGATCACGCTCGACTACTTCTTCGTGGCACCCCTCTACACGATCACGGTCAGCGAGCCGTTGCACCTTCTCGCTCTGCTGCTCTTCCTCGTGATCGCGGCGCTCGTCAGCCTCGTGGTCGACCAGGCCGCACGACGCAGCCGGGCAGCCAAACGGGCCGCGGCCGAGGCCGAGCTGCTCGCCACGGTCGCCGGCGGCGTCATCCGGGGCGAGAACGCCGTACAAGCACTCGTGACCCGCACCCGGGAGGCGTTCGGCCTGACCGGGGTGCGTCTCCTCGACGGTGACGAGGTGCTCAGCACCGACGGCGAACCGGCGGACGCCTCCCACACCCAGACGCTTCCGGTGGGCGAGCGCGGCACCCTGGAACTCTCGGGTCGCGACCTCGCCGCCGCCGACCGCCGGCTGCTCGCCGTGATCGTCAGCCAATTGGATGCGGCCCTCGAACACCGCGACCTCACCGCGACGGCCAGCGAGCTGGCGCCGCTCGCCGAGACCGACCGGGTGCGCAGCGCACTCCTGGCGGCCGTCGGTCACGATCTTCGTCGCCCGCTCGCCGCCGCGACCGCCGCCGTCACCACTCTGAGGCAGGCCGACATCCCGCTCAGTGCCGACGATCGTGAGGCACTGCTCGAGACCGCCGAGGAGAGTCTGAACGGTCTCGCCAAGCTGGTCACCAATCTGCTCGATGTGAGCCGGGTTCAGGCCGGTGTGCTCGCGGTCTCGCTCGTGCCGACCGAGATCGACGACGTCATCCCATCGGCCCTCGAAGAGCTCCACCTGGGCCCGGCCGAGGTGGAGCTCGCCCTCCCCGCCGATCTGCCCGCGGTCGACACCGATGCTGTGCTGCTCCAGCGCATCCTCGTGAACCTCCTGAGCAACGCCCTGCGGTTCAGCCCGTCCGGGTCGCGGCCGACCGTCGCCGCCAGCGAGTTCGGAGGAACGGTTCAGGTCAGGGTCATCGATCACGGGCCCGGCATCGCCGGCGAGCGCCGGGACGCCGTGTTCCTGCCCTTCCAACGGCTCAGCGACACCGACAACGACTCGGGGATCGGCTTGGGCCTGGCCCTCTCCAAAGGTTTCGCCGAAGGGATGGGCGGCACGCTCGAAGCCGAAGACACCCCGGGCGGTGGCCTGACGATGGTCGTCACGCTGCCCGTCGCCGCGGAGAGAGAGGACCCCCGGTGA
- a CDS encoding SPOR domain-containing protein: MTGENDYGIKQDAEHRYWYNTRTGQVEQGFVSPAPDRVGPFDTREEAEHALEKLRENSAKWAEEDAADDR; encoded by the coding sequence ATGACCGGCGAGAACGACTACGGGATCAAGCAGGACGCGGAGCACCGCTACTGGTACAACACGCGCACCGGCCAGGTCGAGCAGGGCTTCGTCTCGCCCGCTCCAGACAGGGTCGGTCCGTTCGACACCCGCGAGGAAGCCGAGCACGCGCTCGAGAAGCTGCGCGAGAACAGTGCCAAATGGGCCGAGGAAGACGCCGCCGACGATCGTTAG